In Streptomyces sp. NBC_00483, a single window of DNA contains:
- a CDS encoding Rieske (2Fe-2S) protein, which translates to MTASQEPAPTSHVPSRRTVVTAVGAVGIAAALSACGSSDEDTSQPAGNASSGGGEKKGSAIAKTSDIPEGGGKILADAGVVVTQPAAGEFKAFTNICTHSGCKVNKVADGTIDCPCHGSKFSIKDGSVAHSPATQPLEERKLKVSGDSIELA; encoded by the coding sequence ATGACCGCTTCGCAGGAGCCCGCCCCCACGAGCCACGTCCCGTCGCGCCGCACCGTCGTCACGGCGGTCGGCGCCGTGGGGATCGCCGCGGCGCTGAGCGCGTGCGGCAGCTCGGACGAGGACACGTCACAGCCCGCGGGCAACGCGTCGTCGGGCGGCGGCGAGAAGAAAGGCAGCGCGATCGCCAAGACCTCGGACATCCCGGAGGGCGGTGGAAAAATCCTCGCGGACGCCGGGGTGGTCGTGACGCAGCCCGCGGCGGGCGAGTTCAAGGCGTTCACCAACATCTGTACGCACTCGGGCTGCAAGGTGAACAAGGTGGCCGACGGCACCATCGACTGCCCGTGCCACGGCAGCAAGTTCTCCATCAAGGACGGCAGCGTGGCGCATTCTCCGGCCACGCAGCCCCTGGAGGAGAGGAAGCTCAAGGTCAGCGGCGACTCGATCGAGCTCGCGTAG
- a CDS encoding cysteine hydrolase: MPSHEKHEKHEKREKLAELLAPASTVLLTVECQQGVVGADSALPELAEEARSSGALDNVARLVAAAHESGVQVLHAVAERRPDGRGASRNARLFRATERLPVKQLSGTDAVRVAPPVEVADEDLVVRRLHGLSPISGTDVDPLLRNLGCRTLVVTGVSANVAIPNAVFDAVNLGYTVVVPRDAIAGVPADYTPAMIDNTLALIATVTATPDVLDAWKRR; this comes from the coding sequence GTGCCGTCGCACGAGAAGCACGAGAAGCACGAGAAGCGCGAGAAATTGGCCGAGCTGCTCGCCCCGGCGAGCACGGTCTTGCTGACCGTCGAGTGCCAGCAGGGCGTCGTCGGCGCCGACAGCGCACTGCCCGAACTCGCCGAAGAGGCACGGTCGTCGGGGGCCCTCGACAACGTGGCGCGACTGGTGGCCGCCGCCCACGAGAGCGGGGTCCAGGTCCTGCACGCCGTCGCGGAGCGGCGCCCGGACGGCCGCGGGGCCAGCCGCAACGCCCGGCTCTTCCGCGCGACCGAACGCCTTCCCGTGAAACAGCTCTCGGGCACCGACGCCGTCCGCGTCGCGCCGCCCGTCGAGGTCGCGGACGAGGACCTCGTCGTACGCCGACTGCACGGGCTCTCACCCATCTCCGGCACCGACGTGGATCCACTGCTGCGCAATCTCGGCTGCCGCACGCTCGTCGTCACCGGGGTCTCCGCCAACGTGGCCATCCCGAACGCCGTGTTCGACGCCGTCAACCTCGGCTACACGGTGGTCGTGCCCCGGGACGCCATCGCGGGGGTGCCCGCCGACTACACCCCCGCCATGATCGACAACACGCTCGCCCTGATCGCCACCGTGACGGCGACGCCGGACGTGCTCGACGCATGGAAGCGCCGTTAA
- a CDS encoding pyridoxamine 5'-phosphate oxidase family protein — MTTTTQRRGRKIMMSTEERDAFLTEQRTCRVATVAADGTPHVSPLWFVWDGTSLWIYSLSRSRRWADLRADSRVAVVVDAGEQYGELRGVELSGRIEFVGETPRTGEERPELDAVERLFAHKNFGMTEMVHDGRHAWARLTPDKIASWDFRKLADPGQR; from the coding sequence ATGACCACCACCACCCAGCGCCGCGGCCGGAAGATCATGATGTCGACCGAGGAGCGCGACGCGTTCCTCACCGAGCAGCGCACCTGCCGGGTCGCCACGGTGGCCGCGGACGGCACGCCGCACGTCAGCCCGCTCTGGTTCGTCTGGGACGGCACGTCGCTGTGGATCTACTCGCTGTCCCGCAGCCGCCGCTGGGCCGACCTGCGGGCCGACAGCCGGGTGGCGGTGGTGGTCGACGCGGGCGAGCAGTACGGGGAGCTGCGCGGCGTCGAGCTGTCCGGGCGCATCGAGTTCGTCGGCGAGACCCCGCGCACCGGCGAGGAGCGCCCCGAACTCGACGCGGTCGAGCGGCTGTTCGCGCACAAGAACTTCGGGATGACCGAGATGGTCCACGACGGCCGGCACGCGTGGGCGCGACTCACTCCGGACAAGATCGCGTCATGGGACTTCCGGAAGCTGGCCGATCCGGGCCAACGCTGA
- a CDS encoding LysR family transcriptional regulator: protein MLNLERLRVLDALARHGSVSGAAEGLHVTTSAVSQQMAKLEREAGQQLLAKQGRGVRLTDAGRLLAEHAARILSQVELAQSDLEAQRGQVVGELRLSAFPTAARGLFPGALAALRAEHPQLRVRSQELEPEAAVAEVIRGDLDLAVVLDWYNKPMPMPEGLVKASILDDPADVAMPAGHPLAGREEVGLEDFADDEWITWGQGEFCHEWLMFTLRAKGVEPQVGHRAAETHTQLGLVAAGLGVCVAPLLGRDPMPEGVVTVPVRQKVRRHVYVVWRADADRRPSIRAAVRALQKVGADLGQLADG from the coding sequence ATGTTGAACCTGGAGCGCCTACGGGTCCTGGACGCCCTGGCCCGGCACGGATCGGTGAGCGGCGCGGCCGAGGGGCTGCACGTCACCACGTCCGCCGTCTCGCAGCAGATGGCCAAGCTGGAGCGCGAGGCGGGACAGCAACTGCTTGCCAAGCAAGGGCGCGGCGTGCGGCTCACCGACGCGGGCCGGCTGCTCGCGGAGCACGCGGCGCGCATCCTCTCGCAGGTCGAGCTGGCGCAGTCCGACCTGGAGGCGCAGCGCGGGCAGGTCGTGGGGGAGCTGCGGCTGTCCGCGTTCCCGACGGCCGCCCGCGGACTGTTCCCCGGCGCGCTCGCCGCGCTGCGTGCCGAACATCCTCAACTGCGCGTACGGTCACAAGAGTTGGAGCCCGAGGCCGCGGTGGCCGAGGTGATTCGCGGGGATCTCGATCTCGCCGTCGTACTGGACTGGTACAACAAGCCGATGCCCATGCCGGAAGGCCTGGTCAAGGCGAGCATCCTCGACGATCCGGCCGATGTCGCCATGCCGGCCGGTCATCCGCTGGCGGGGCGCGAAGAGGTCGGCCTGGAGGACTTCGCGGACGACGAGTGGATCACCTGGGGGCAGGGCGAGTTCTGCCACGAGTGGCTGATGTTCACACTGCGCGCCAAGGGCGTCGAGCCGCAGGTCGGACACCGCGCCGCCGAGACACACACCCAACTCGGCCTGGTCGCGGCCGGGTTGGGTGTGTGCGTCGCGCCGTTGCTCGGCCGCGACCCGATGCCCGAGGGCGTGGTGACGGTGCCGGTGCGGCAGAAGGTGCGGCGTCATGTGTACGTGGTGTGGCGTGCGGACGCGGACCGTCGGCCCTCGATCCGCGCGGCGGTGCGGGCGCTTCAGAAGGTGGGGGCGGATCTTGGGCAGCTGGCCGACGGGTGA
- a CDS encoding DMT family transporter: MSTTTASRATAAPSTATPRPALDWRIRFGVLALIWGFSFLLIKVGTEGFAPFQVTLGRLLFGAAVVLVAMIVKRQRLPRGARTWGHLAVAALFLNALPFSLFAFAEETIPSTLAGICNATSPLWGMALSLVALSEDRPTRRRVAGLGIGFLGVLTVLGVWQGFHGLDLAGTAMALLASLCYPIGWIYVRRTLANTGESNVSMIGAQLLLATAQLALVTPLFTSWPTHFAMGPLLAIAALGALGTGVAFLIQYGLVSEVGPTTAQMVTYFVPVIATAAGVAVLGESLSWSTPIGAAIVLSGAALTQSRRRGGGRA; this comes from the coding sequence ATGAGCACGACGACCGCTTCCCGAGCCACTGCGGCTCCATCCACCGCCACCCCGCGCCCCGCCCTCGACTGGCGCATCCGCTTCGGCGTACTCGCCCTCATCTGGGGCTTCAGCTTCCTGCTCATCAAGGTGGGCACGGAGGGCTTCGCCCCGTTCCAGGTCACGCTCGGGCGCCTGCTGTTCGGCGCGGCGGTCGTGCTCGTGGCCATGATCGTGAAGCGTCAACGGCTGCCCCGCGGCGCTCGCACCTGGGGGCACCTGGCGGTCGCGGCGCTCTTCCTGAACGCGCTGCCGTTCTCGCTCTTCGCGTTCGCCGAGGAGACGATCCCGTCGACGCTCGCCGGGATCTGCAACGCGACGTCGCCGCTGTGGGGCATGGCGCTCTCGCTGGTCGCGCTCTCCGAGGACCGGCCCACGCGGCGCCGGGTCGCGGGACTCGGCATCGGCTTCCTCGGCGTGCTGACCGTCCTCGGCGTGTGGCAGGGCTTCCACGGCCTGGACTTGGCGGGCACGGCGATGGCCCTGCTGGCCTCGCTCTGCTACCCGATCGGCTGGATCTACGTCCGCCGCACACTCGCGAACACGGGCGAGTCGAATGTGTCGATGATCGGGGCGCAGCTGCTGCTCGCCACGGCCCAACTGGCGCTCGTCACCCCGCTGTTCACGTCCTGGCCGACCCACTTCGCGATGGGCCCACTGCTCGCGATCGCCGCGCTGGGCGCGCTCGGCACGGGCGTGGCGTTCCTCATCCAGTACGGCCTTGTGTCCGAGGTCGGCCCGACGACCGCACAGATGGTCACGTACTTCGTCCCGGTCATCGCGACAGCGGCCGGCGTCGCAGTCCTCGGCGAGTCCCTCTCCTGGTCAACCCCGATCGGCGCGGCAATCGTCCTGTCGGGCGCAGCACTTACGCAGTCGCGTCGACGGGGCGGGGGCCGGGCCTGA
- a CDS encoding aminotransferase class I/II-fold pyridoxal phosphate-dependent enzyme encodes MLGEYLISGRRAAEICASVERAVIAGDLEPGQLLPPMRELAERLGVNPNTVAAAYRSLRERGVIETAGRRGSRVRPKPVITAREAIRVDVPEGVRNVSDGNPDTALLPSLVEAFAAAAGVADKDPVLYGDDSLEPGLVRRARADLDADGVPDGPVTVTSGSLDAIERVLAVHLKQGDAVAVEDPGWGSMLDLVPALGLRTVPVGVDDEGPLPDDVERALDAGARAIVVTDRAQNPTGAAVGSGRAKVLREILGAHPEVLLIEDDHGHGIVDLPLHPLAGATRQWAFVRSVAKAYGPDLRLAVLTGDAGTVDRVRGRQRLGPGWVSRITQRAVAGLWEAGAVDAGTVAASYGKRRDALVAALAERGVVAHGRSGMNVWVPVPDETGAVARLLHAGWAVAPGARFRMEAAPGVRITVSRLGFEEIGVVADAVVAAVRPAPRRHYA; translated from the coding sequence GTGCTAGGAGAGTATCTGATCAGTGGGCGTCGCGCAGCAGAGATCTGTGCGAGTGTCGAGCGTGCGGTGATCGCGGGGGACCTGGAGCCGGGTCAACTGCTTCCGCCCATGCGGGAGTTGGCGGAGCGGCTCGGGGTGAATCCGAATACGGTCGCGGCCGCGTACCGGTCGCTGCGTGAGCGCGGGGTCATCGAGACGGCCGGGCGGCGCGGCAGCCGGGTGCGTCCGAAGCCGGTCATCACCGCGCGCGAGGCCATCCGCGTGGACGTGCCGGAGGGGGTGCGGAACGTGTCGGACGGCAATCCCGACACCGCGCTGCTGCCCTCGCTGGTCGAGGCGTTCGCGGCGGCCGCGGGCGTCGCCGACAAGGATCCTGTGCTGTACGGGGACGACTCCCTGGAGCCGGGCCTCGTGCGCCGCGCGCGGGCCGACCTCGACGCGGACGGGGTGCCGGACGGGCCCGTCACCGTGACGTCCGGTTCGCTCGACGCCATCGAGCGGGTGCTCGCCGTGCACCTCAAGCAGGGGGACGCGGTCGCCGTGGAGGACCCCGGCTGGGGCAGCATGCTCGACCTCGTGCCCGCGCTCGGGCTGCGGACGGTGCCGGTCGGGGTGGACGACGAGGGGCCGCTGCCGGACGACGTGGAGCGGGCGCTGGACGCGGGGGCCCGGGCGATCGTGGTGACGGACCGGGCGCAGAATCCGACCGGCGCGGCGGTGGGGTCGGGCCGGGCGAAGGTGTTGCGGGAGATCCTGGGCGCGCACCCGGAGGTCCTGCTGATCGAGGACGACCATGGCCACGGCATCGTCGATCTGCCGCTGCACCCGCTCGCCGGGGCCACGCGGCAGTGGGCGTTCGTACGTTCCGTGGCCAAGGCGTACGGGCCCGACCTGCGGCTCGCCGTGCTCACGGGGGACGCCGGCACGGTCGACCGGGTGCGGGGACGGCAGCGGCTCGGGCCCGGTTGGGTCAGCCGCATCACGCAGCGGGCCGTGGCCGGGCTGTGGGAGGCCGGGGCGGTGGACGCGGGGACCGTCGCGGCCTCGTACGGGAAGCGGCGCGACGCGCTGGTCGCCGCGCTGGCCGAGCGGGGAGTCGTTGCGCACGGGCGCAGCGGGATGAACGTGTGGGTGCCGGTGCCGGACGAGACCGGGGCGGTGGCGCGGTTGCTGCACGCCGGGTGGGCGGTCGCGCCGGGGGCGAGGTTCCGGATGGAGGCGGCGCCGGGGGTGCGGATCACGGTGTCCCGGCTGGGGTTCGAGGAGATCGGGGTTGTGGCGGACGCGGTGGTGGCTGCGGTGCGGCCCGCTCCGCGGAGGCATTACGCGTGA
- a CDS encoding pyridoxamine 5'-phosphate oxidase family protein — protein MSVTQDVNQEQSAASYTRTDRTTPTRAKERAAYDHDLVHSILDETYLCHLGFVRDDAPVVLPTLYARVGDRLYVHGSTGSRPLRMAGQQDPGLPVCVTVTHVDGLVLARSAFHHSINYRSVVVHGTAHQVTDAEEKRLALDALVDHVVAGRAADSRAANAKELAATAVLRIDLSEVSAKVREGGPNDEPEDMDLPHWAGVVPVQRGYGELLPSDDLADGIDVPPYLKGL, from the coding sequence ATGAGTGTCACCCAGGACGTGAACCAGGAACAGTCGGCCGCCTCCTACACGCGCACGGACCGCACGACCCCGACCCGCGCCAAGGAGCGCGCGGCGTACGACCACGACCTGGTGCACTCGATACTCGACGAGACCTACCTCTGCCACCTCGGCTTCGTCCGCGACGACGCCCCCGTGGTGCTGCCCACGCTGTACGCCCGCGTCGGCGATCGGCTCTACGTGCACGGCTCCACCGGCTCGCGCCCGCTGCGCATGGCGGGCCAGCAGGACCCGGGCCTGCCGGTCTGCGTGACCGTGACGCACGTGGACGGCCTGGTGCTCGCCCGCTCCGCCTTCCACCACTCCATCAACTACCGCTCCGTGGTGGTGCACGGCACGGCGCACCAGGTCACGGACGCCGAGGAGAAGCGGCTCGCCCTGGACGCGCTCGTCGACCACGTGGTGGCGGGCCGCGCCGCCGACTCCCGGGCCGCGAACGCCAAGGAGCTCGCCGCGACGGCGGTGCTCCGCATCGACCTCTCCGAGGTCTCGGCGAAGGTCCGCGAGGGCGGCCCGAACGACGAGCCCGAGGACATGGACCTGCCGCACTGGGCCGGCGTGGTCCCGGTACAGCGCGGCTACGGGGAGTTGCTCCCTTCGGACGACCTCGCCGACGGCATCGACGTTCCCCCGTACCTCAAGGGGCTGTGA
- a CDS encoding FMN-binding negative transcriptional regulator, whose translation MLIHPWDAARDTAEWQQWLAAHDFGQLAINGLDGEPPFVQPMHFAYDPQGPGEFGEVVAHLARPNPLWSALDANPEVLLSVVDDYAFVPGPWQAPPDVPPEHGTPTSFYAAVQLRCTARVVDDAEEKAELLNRQVGHFQPPGLSVPVAAGEAPYGRMLPGIRGLLLEVTDVRAKFKYAEHKPEEVQDRIAAGLAGRGDPRDAAALATQRRRRHELA comes from the coding sequence ATGCTGATCCATCCCTGGGACGCGGCGCGCGACACGGCCGAGTGGCAGCAGTGGCTCGCCGCCCACGACTTCGGCCAGCTCGCAATCAACGGCCTCGACGGCGAACCGCCTTTCGTACAACCCATGCACTTCGCGTACGACCCTCAGGGCCCGGGCGAGTTCGGCGAGGTCGTCGCCCACCTCGCCCGCCCCAACCCCCTGTGGTCCGCGCTCGACGCCAACCCGGAGGTGCTGCTGAGCGTCGTCGACGACTACGCGTTCGTGCCGGGCCCCTGGCAGGCACCGCCGGACGTCCCACCGGAGCACGGCACGCCGACCAGCTTCTACGCCGCCGTCCAACTCCGCTGCACCGCGCGCGTGGTGGACGACGCGGAGGAGAAGGCGGAGCTCCTGAACCGGCAGGTGGGCCACTTCCAGCCACCCGGCCTCTCGGTTCCGGTGGCCGCGGGCGAGGCCCCGTACGGCCGGATGCTGCCCGGCATTCGGGGCCTGCTGCTCGAAGTGACCGACGTGCGCGCCAAGTTCAAGTACGCGGAGCACAAGCCCGAGGAGGTCCAGGACAGGATCGCGGCGGGCCTCGCCGGACGCGGCGACCCGCGCGACGCCGCCGCCCTCGCCACGCAGCGACGACGGCGTCACGAACTCGCTTAG
- a CDS encoding DMT family transporter, with translation MPVARGLVYLVVAGVAWGTAGAAASLVFRASDVGPGALSFWRCVGGLLLLVAVRALRRTPAPVSYETRGRKAVRLGVLGLSLAVFQTAYFAAVQVTGLAVGTVVALGAGPVLIAVGARVLLGERLGVGGLLSVAGALGGLAVLVLGGGEATVRPLGVVWALLSAAGYTVMTLLTRWFGRHGGGGNGLGTTVGTFAVASLALLPLGAAEGLVPHTGHHLAVIGLLVYITSVPTALAYALYFAGAAAVRSATVSVIMLLEPVGAAVIAVTLLGEELTGATVAGTALMLAAVTGLAAAEARSTG, from the coding sequence CTGCCGGTCGCCCGCGGCCTGGTGTATCTGGTCGTCGCCGGTGTCGCCTGGGGCACCGCGGGCGCTGCCGCCTCGCTGGTGTTCCGGGCCAGTGACGTGGGGCCGGGTGCCCTGTCGTTCTGGCGCTGCGTCGGCGGGCTCCTGCTGCTCGTCGCCGTGCGGGCGCTGCGGCGTACGCCTGCCCCGGTGTCGTACGAGACGAGGGGGCGCAAGGCCGTCCGGCTCGGCGTGCTCGGTCTTTCGCTCGCCGTGTTCCAGACCGCCTACTTCGCCGCGGTGCAGGTGACCGGGCTCGCCGTCGGCACCGTGGTCGCGCTCGGCGCGGGGCCCGTGCTCATCGCGGTCGGCGCGCGCGTGCTGCTCGGGGAGCGGCTCGGCGTGGGCGGGCTGCTGTCCGTGGCCGGGGCGCTCGGCGGGCTCGCCGTCCTCGTCCTCGGCGGTGGTGAGGCGACGGTGCGCCCGCTCGGGGTGGTGTGGGCGCTGCTGTCCGCGGCCGGGTACACCGTGATGACGCTGCTCACCCGGTGGTTCGGGCGGCACGGCGGGGGAGGGAACGGGCTCGGCACGACCGTGGGTACGTTCGCGGTCGCCTCGCTCGCGCTGCTGCCGCTCGGCGCGGCCGAGGGCCTGGTGCCGCACACCGGCCACCACCTCGCCGTCATCGGCCTGTTGGTGTACATCACCTCGGTGCCGACCGCGCTCGCGTACGCCCTGTACTTCGCGGGCGCGGCGGCCGTGCGCTCCGCCACCGTCTCCGTGATCATGCTGCTCGAACCGGTCGGCGCCGCCGTCATCGCGGTCACGCTGCTCGGTGAGGAGCTGACTGGGGCGACCGTCGCAGGCACCGCCCTGATGCTGGCGGCGGTGACGGGCCTCGCCGCGGCGGAGGCCCGGTCGACGGGCTGA
- a CDS encoding EamA family transporter — protein MGLGLALLSALAFGGSGVAAKPLIEAGLDPLHVVWLRVAGGALVMLPVAWRHRALVLRRPALLVGFGLLAVAGVQACYFAAISRIPVGVALLIEYLAPALVLGWVRFVQRKPVTRAAALGVVIAVAGLACVVEVWSGLGFDALGLLLALCAACCQVGYFVLSDHGGDAAESGAEVPDPFGVIAYGLLIGAVLLTVVARPWGMDWSVLAGSASMDGTSVPAWLLLCWIVLLATVVAYLTGVVSVRLLSPQVAGVVACLEAVVATVLAWVMLGEHLSGPQLFGGAMVLVGALIAQSSKSVAAPRGPSGDADDAPENVLSRSGEAV, from the coding sequence ATGGGACTGGGCCTCGCCCTCCTCTCCGCGCTCGCGTTCGGCGGTTCCGGGGTGGCGGCGAAACCGCTGATCGAGGCGGGGCTCGACCCGCTCCATGTGGTGTGGCTGCGTGTCGCGGGCGGCGCCCTGGTCATGCTGCCGGTCGCCTGGCGGCACCGCGCGCTCGTGCTGCGCAGGCCCGCGCTGCTGGTCGGCTTCGGACTGCTCGCCGTGGCGGGCGTGCAGGCCTGCTACTTCGCCGCGATCTCCCGCATCCCCGTCGGCGTCGCCCTGCTCATCGAGTACTTGGCGCCCGCGCTCGTACTCGGCTGGGTCCGCTTCGTGCAGCGCAAGCCCGTGACGCGCGCCGCCGCGCTCGGCGTCGTGATCGCCGTGGCCGGCCTCGCCTGTGTCGTCGAGGTGTGGTCGGGGCTCGGCTTCGACGCGCTCGGCCTGCTGCTCGCGCTCTGCGCGGCTTGCTGCCAGGTCGGCTACTTCGTGCTGTCCGACCACGGCGGCGACGCGGCCGAGTCCGGGGCCGAGGTGCCCGACCCGTTCGGTGTGATCGCGTACGGGCTGCTCATCGGCGCCGTGCTGCTGACGGTCGTCGCTCGCCCCTGGGGCATGGACTGGTCGGTGCTCGCGGGCAGTGCCTCCATGGACGGTACGTCCGTGCCCGCGTGGCTGCTGCTGTGCTGGATCGTGCTGCTCGCCACGGTCGTCGCGTACCTCACCGGTGTGGTGTCGGTGCGCCTCCTCTCGCCGCAGGTGGCCGGGGTCGTGGCCTGCCTGGAGGCGGTCGTGGCGACCGTCCTCGCCTGGGTGATGCTCGGGGAGCACCTGTCGGGGCCGCAGCTGTTCGGCGGGGCGATGGTCCTGGTCGGGGCGCTCATCGCACAGTCGTCGAAGTCGGTCGCGGCGCCGCGCGGCCCGTCCGGCGACGCTGACGACGCACCGGAAAACGTGTTGTCGCGCTCTGGTGAGGCTGTCTAG
- a CDS encoding Clp protease N-terminal domain-containing protein, translated as MHSSTPSDADALGPTSDEPVDAQLSDELAAVVAGARRRAVRDGDRQIDTAHLLHSLLETDPDVRAAFPEGAQVARLLGYLVQRSIGYGLRWQGSVEDSGAVPLVPSAPGWSPVAAAAMEAGVERAASRGDERARGVDVLAALAADVECRAVEVLGRAGVDVERLRQQLN; from the coding sequence GTGCATAGCTCAACCCCGTCCGACGCCGATGCGCTCGGCCCCACCAGTGACGAACCCGTAGACGCCCAGCTCAGCGACGAACTCGCGGCGGTCGTCGCGGGCGCTCGACGGCGCGCGGTCCGGGACGGGGACCGGCAGATCGACACCGCGCACCTGCTGCACTCCCTCCTCGAGACGGATCCCGACGTACGCGCCGCGTTCCCGGAAGGCGCGCAGGTGGCGCGGCTGCTCGGCTATCTCGTGCAGCGAAGCATCGGGTACGGGCTGCGCTGGCAGGGCTCCGTGGAGGACTCCGGTGCCGTGCCCCTCGTACCCTCCGCCCCCGGCTGGTCGCCCGTCGCGGCCGCCGCGATGGAGGCGGGCGTGGAGCGGGCCGCGTCGCGCGGGGACGAGCGGGCGCGCGGCGTCGACGTGCTCGCCGCGCTCGCGGCGGATGTGGAGTGCCGGGCGGTCGAGGTGCTCGGCCGGGCGGGCGTCGATGTGGAGCGGCTGCGGCAGCAGCTCAACTGA
- a CDS encoding type II toxin-antitoxin system Rv0910 family toxin: protein MAEVSAEARMEAPTEKVWAQLTDFSSYGKWNATHTDFPKGGPTSLEVGGQFEENMKLMGFPAEVNWTIEELEDGRAFAIRGKGPMGVNLFMHYSLTPDGDATTARIKGEFTGAAVSLMAGKLKDSATAALDESLRKLNGLVT from the coding sequence ATGGCCGAAGTCAGCGCGGAAGCACGCATGGAAGCGCCCACGGAGAAGGTCTGGGCGCAGCTCACCGACTTCTCTTCGTACGGGAAGTGGAACGCCACCCACACCGACTTCCCGAAGGGCGGCCCCACCTCACTCGAAGTGGGCGGCCAGTTCGAGGAGAACATGAAGCTGATGGGCTTCCCGGCCGAGGTCAACTGGACCATCGAGGAGCTGGAGGACGGCCGCGCCTTCGCCATCAGGGGCAAGGGCCCGATGGGCGTGAACCTCTTCATGCACTACTCGCTCACCCCGGACGGCGACGCGACGACGGCCCGCATCAAGGGCGAGTTCACGGGTGCGGCGGTCTCGCTGATGGCGGGCAAGCTCAAGGACTCGGCGACGGCCGCGCTCGACGAGTCGCTGCGCAAGCTGAACGGGCTCGTGACCTGA
- a CDS encoding PadR family transcriptional regulator, translated as MRNHGHEHGHGHPGRGGFERGGFEGRRAAFGPFGPGFGGPGGPGPWGRGGRGGGPRGRARRGDVRASILALLKDRPMHGYEMIQEIAERSGGAWKPSPGSVYPTLQLLEDEGLIASASEGGKKLFSLTDDGRTAAEEGPEAPWEEAGRGVDWEAMNEIRQAGFGLMEAFGQVWKTGSKEQREKALSVITDARKKLYLILADED; from the coding sequence ATGCGTAACCACGGACACGAACACGGACATGGCCACCCCGGCAGGGGTGGATTCGAGCGCGGCGGCTTCGAGGGCCGGCGTGCGGCGTTCGGGCCTTTCGGGCCCGGCTTCGGCGGCCCCGGTGGTCCCGGCCCCTGGGGGCGCGGCGGCCGCGGTGGCGGGCCTCGCGGACGGGCGCGGCGCGGTGACGTGCGCGCCTCGATCCTGGCCCTGCTGAAGGACCGCCCGATGCACGGCTACGAGATGATCCAGGAGATCGCCGAGCGCAGCGGCGGCGCGTGGAAGCCGAGCCCCGGCTCGGTCTACCCGACGCTGCAGCTGCTCGAGGACGAGGGCCTGATCGCCAGCGCGAGCGAGGGCGGCAAGAAGCTCTTCTCGCTCACCGACGACGGCCGTACCGCCGCCGAAGAGGGGCCCGAAGCTCCTTGGGAGGAGGCCGGTCGCGGCGTCGACTGGGAGGCCATGAACGAGATCCGGCAGGCCGGTTTCGGCCTGATGGAGGCGTTCGGCCAGGTCTGGAAGACCGGCAGCAAGGAGCAGCGCGAGAAGGCGCTCTCCGTCATCACCGACGCGCGCAAGAAGCTGTACCTGATCCTCGCCGACGAGGACTGA
- a CDS encoding PhzF family phenazine biosynthesis protein — MRIRIVDAFSDRPFGGNPAGVLLLDAFPDDTWLQNVALEVNHAETAFAHPLPEGGDADWALRWFTPTTEVDMCGHATLATAHVLHSTGVTRGPVRFATRSGVLVATPGEDGSLTLDFPTAPLTEEPAPAGLAEALGAEPLSVHDTGPSVGDLVVELADEKTVRALTPDHKALVGLSRRGVIATARAEDPSRGYDFVSRCFFPGAGIDEDPVTGSAHTALTPFWAARLGREELTGLQASARSGLVRVALRGERTLLTGRAVTTIEGELHA, encoded by the coding sequence ATGCGTATTCGTATCGTCGACGCCTTCTCCGACCGGCCCTTCGGCGGCAACCCCGCCGGCGTCCTGCTCCTGGACGCCTTCCCCGACGACACCTGGCTTCAGAACGTCGCCCTTGAGGTCAACCATGCCGAGACCGCCTTCGCACACCCGCTGCCGGAGGGCGGGGACGCCGACTGGGCGCTGCGCTGGTTCACGCCCACCACCGAAGTCGACATGTGCGGGCACGCGACCCTGGCCACCGCCCACGTACTGCACTCCACCGGGGTGACGCGCGGCCCCGTGCGGTTCGCGACCCGCAGCGGCGTGCTCGTGGCGACACCCGGCGAGGACGGTTCGCTCACGCTCGACTTCCCGACGGCGCCGCTCACCGAGGAGCCCGCCCCCGCGGGGCTCGCCGAGGCCCTCGGCGCCGAGCCGCTCTCCGTGCACGACACGGGCCCGTCCGTCGGCGACCTGGTCGTGGAGCTCGCCGACGAGAAGACCGTGCGGGCGCTCACCCCCGACCACAAGGCGCTCGTGGGCCTCTCCCGGCGCGGCGTCATCGCCACCGCCCGCGCCGAGGACCCCTCCCGGGGCTACGACTTCGTGTCGCGCTGCTTCTTCCCGGGCGCCGGCATCGACGAGGACCCGGTGACCGGGAGCGCGCACACGGCGCTCACCCCGTTCTGGGCGGCGCGGCTTGGCCGTGAGGAGTTGACCGGACTGCAGGCCTCCGCCCGCAGCGGTCTCGTACGCGTCGCCCTGCGCGGCGAGCGCACACTCCTGACCGGCCGCGCGGTCACGACCATCGAGGGCGAACTGCACGCATGA